The Populus trichocarpa isolate Nisqually-1 chromosome 11, P.trichocarpa_v4.1, whole genome shotgun sequence genome has a segment encoding these proteins:
- the LOC7460818 gene encoding probable ubiquitin-conjugating enzyme E2 25 has product MKPPPHFPLNSKKKRVFMDPDVIEIPPPPTPIVSRCSSTKQPKNKQVILHEIIDVDKEEDPVDVMILDKKFDIKNKGKSIRENSDGFSQAKDGISDHLFSSSPGANNVINVDGLDSDSLYDDGACMDFYSDDFMEFDEYSYLQSHFDNVDIPPGVEAPIPWLPNSDNNAKKTANGTNSFNTSNQMQSNGGGSWSLKPAHASKKLSSGSGSSFHNPMDSVSHASGVNLSSPWSFPQAAQSKKEKSISQHGRSALNFPPFQSKKKPATSNSSTDYGYAKHLGDVMLPHGVGPAHLGHTSLAPEFYPTPPSFVGGLHHFPIIGPSMSTFMSKFKNSFDNHTSHSNFYDPFDALHIPPEEKAAGTLKNVNKDDILRKFQLFKRFDTVEDHSDHHYTSKGSLMKQPPKTWAKRIQEEWRILENDLPDSIFVRVYETRMDLLRAVIIGAEGTPYHDGLFFFDVFFPAGYPKVPPLVYYHSGGLRLNPNLYNCGKVCLSLLGTWQGNKNEKWQPGVSTVLQVLVSIQALILNQKPFFNEPGYELLSGSANGEKRSQEYSESTFFLSLKTMVYTMRRPPKHFEDFVLGHFNKHANDILVACKAYMDGAQVGCLVKGGVQDVDEGDKSCSKSFKDSLPAYVDMLVKQFSQIGVQDTENFQTSENGGILID; this is encoded by the exons ATGAAGCCGCCGCCACACTTCCCTCTGAATTCCAa GAAAAAGAGAGTGTTCATGGACCCTGACGTGATCGAAATCCCACCCCCTCCAACGCCGATTGTTTCTCGCTGTAGCAGCACCAAGCAACCTAAAAACAAAcag gTTATTCTTCATGAAATAATTGATGTTGACAAGGAAGAAGATCCTGTTGATGTGATGATTCTTGACAAGAAATTTGACATAAAGAATAAAGGGAAATCTATAAGAGAGAATTCTGATGGTTTCAGTCAAGCTAAG GATGGCATTTCCGATCATCTTTTCAGTTCATCCCCTGGAGCAAATAATGTGATTAACGTGGATGGTCTTGATTCTGACTCATTGTATGATGATGGTGCATGTATGGATTTTTATTCTGATGACTTCATGGAGTTTGATGAGTATTCATATTTGCAATCCCATTTTGACAATGTGGATATTCCTCCTGGAGTGGAGGCGCCCATTCCTTGGCTGCCAAATTCTGATAATAATGCAAAGAAAACTGCTAATGGGACTAATTCTTTCAATACAAGCAATCAAATGCAATCTAATGGTGGGGGTTCATGGTCATTGAAGCCTGCCCATGCAAGCAAGAAGCTGAGTTCAGGGAGTGGTTCAAGTTTTCATAACCCGATGGATTCCGTGAGTCATGCTTCTGGAGTGAACCTGTCCTCTCCTTGGTCATTTCCCCAGGCTGCCCaaagtaagaaagaaaaaagcattTCACAACATGGGAGGAGTGCCTTGAATTTTCCACCtttccaaagtaaaaaaaagccAGCCACTTCAAATAGTTCAACTGATTATGGCTATGCAAAGCACCTAGGCGATGTTATGCTCCCTCATGGAGTCGGGCCAGCACATTTGGGACATACCAGTCTTGCTCCTGAATTTTATCCAACCCCCCCCTCATTTGTGGGAGGATTGCATCATTTTCCTATTATTGGCCCTTCCATGTCTACGTTTATgtcgaaattcaaaaattcatttgataACCATACAAgtcattcaaatttttatgatcCGTTCGATGCTTTACATATCCCTCCTGAAGAAAAGGCTGCTGGAACTCTGAAAAATGTAAATAAAGATGATATCCTCAGAAAGTTTCAACTATTCAAACGATTTGATACAGTTGAAGATCATTCAGACCATCACTATACTTCCAAAGGTTCTTTGATGAAGCAG CCACCAAAGACATGGGCAAAGAGAATTCAGGAAGAGTGGAGAATCCTGGAGAATGATTTGCCAG ATTCTATATTTGTTAGGGTTTATGAAACAAGGATGGACCTATTGAGGGCTGTAATTATTGGAGCAGAGGGTACTCCCTACCACGATGgtctctttttctttgatgtttttttccccGCTGGCTACCCCAAAGTACCACCG CTTGTCTACTACCATTCTGGTGGTCTTCGACTCAACCCAAACTTGTACAATTGTGGGAAGGTATGCCTCAGTCTTCTTGGAACCTGGCAGGGTAACAAGAATGAGAAGTGGCAGCCTGGAGTCTCTACTGTGCTACAAGTTCTAGTATCTATACAAGCATTGATATTGAACCAGAAGCCCTTTTTTAATGAGCCTGGATATGAACTGCTGAGTGGTTCAGCTAACGGTGAAAAACGATCTCAGGAGTACAGTGAGAGTACTTTTTTCTTATCACTCAAAACAATGGTTTACACAATGAGGAGGCCGCCTAAG CATTTTGAGGACTTTGTGCTGGGCCATTTCAACAAGCATGCTAATGATATTCTCGTGGCATGTAAGGCGTATATGGATGGTGCTCAGGTAGGGTGTCTAGTCAAAGGTGGGGTTCAGGATGTTGACGAGGGGGATAAGAGCTGCTCAAAGAGTTTTAAGGACTCCTTGCCTGCCTATGTCGATATGCTGGTGAAGCAGTTCTCACAAATCGGAGTTCAGGACACTGAAAATTTCCAAACATCAGAAAACGGTGGGATACTGATCGATTAA
- the LOC7462330 gene encoding metallothionein-like protein type 3, which translates to MSSTCDNCDCADKTQCVKKGSSYTADIVETEKSHVYTGVMEVPATENDGKCKCGANCTCTTCTCGH; encoded by the exons ATGTCTAGCACCTGCGACAACTGCGACTGCGCTGACAAGACCCAGTGTGT CAAGAAGGGAAGCAGCTACACTGCTGACATCGTTGAGACTGAGAAGAG CCATGTCTACACTGGAGTCATGGAGGTTCCAGCAACCGAGAACGATGGCAAGTGCAAGTGCGGCGCTAACTGCACTTGCACTACCTGCACATGCGGTCATTAA